In Selenihalanaerobacter shriftii, the genomic window ATTCTCTCTTTTAAAAGATTCAGATAATTCTTCTTTAGTAATCTCCATCTTCTTTCCCCCTCCACATTATTTAGTAATCCTTTTATCATAATAATTTAAGTTTATTCTTTAAATTTAGTATAAGTATGAAATTTATATATTAACAAAATTATCATTAAGCATGAATTTTATTAGTGAAATTTATAATTATTTTAAAAAACCTGCAGTCTAGATATCTAGACTGCAGGTTCTTATAATTTATATTCCTTGTTTAGAATAAACCACTAATGTTACCATCTGCATCAACATCGATCTCTTCAGCAGAAGGTACTTTAGGTAAACCAGGCATTGTCATAACTGCACCGGTTAAGGCTACTAGGAAGCCTGCTCCTGCAGATACATTAATCTCTCTAACTGTAACTTTAAAGCCTGTTGGTCTACCTTTCTTAGTTGGGTCATCTGAGATAGATGACTGAGTCTTAGCCATACAGATTGGCATATTATCAAACCCTTGCTCAACTAATTTCTCAATATCTTTCATAGCGTTGTCAGTAAAGACTACACCGTCAGCGCCATAAATTTTAGTAG contains:
- a CDS encoding formate--tetrahydrofolate ligase, with amino-acid sequence TKIYGADGVVFTDNAMKDIEKLVEQGFDNMPICMAKTQSSISDDPTKKGRPTGFKVTVREINVSAGAGFLVALTGAVMTMPGLPKVPSAEEIDVDADGNISGLF